In one window of Hevea brasiliensis isolate MT/VB/25A 57/8 chromosome 10, ASM3005281v1, whole genome shotgun sequence DNA:
- the LOC110660208 gene encoding thioredoxin-like protein YLS8 codes for MSYLLPHLHSGWAVDQAILVEEERLVVIRFGHDWDETCMQMDEVLASVAETIKNFAVIYLVDITEVPDFNTMYELYDPSTVMFFFRNKHIMIDLGTGNNNKINWALKDKQEFIDIIETVYRGARKGRGLVIAPKDYSTKYRY; via the exons ATGTCGTATCTGCTTCCACACTTGCACTCAGGATGGGCTGTAGATCAGGCAATCTTGGTGGAGGAAGAGCGCCTCGTCGTCATCCGATTCGGCCACGACTGGGACGAGACTTGCATGCAG ATGGATGAAGTGCTTGCATCAGTTGCTGAGACAATTAAGAACTTTGCTGTCATATATCTTGTGGACATCACTGAGGTGCCTGATTTCAACACAATGTATGAGTTGTATGATCCATCCACTGTCATGTTCTTCTTCAGAAACAAGCACATTATGATTGATCTTGGAACTGGAAATAACAACAAAATTAATTGGGCTCTCAAGGACAAGCAAGAGTTCATTGACATTATTGAGACTGTCTACCGTGGGGCAAGGAAGGGTCGTGGTTTGGTTATTGCTCCAAAAGATTACTCCACCAAGTACCGCTactaa